From the Paenibacillus sp. MMS20-IR301 genome, the window ACCTCGCCGTCCTCAGAACTCCTCGTACACAGCCGGGTCCTGATCCCACAGCGGGCCGGTTGTCTTAATCCCTGAGATTACCTTCATCTCCTCCTCGGAGAGACTAAAGCTGAAGATATCCAGATTCTCCCGCTGGTGCTCCGCCGACGCCGATCTTGGAATCGGTACGGCGCCAAGCTGGACATGCCAGCGCAGCACAATCTGCGAGACGGATTTCGAATGTGCTGCAGCAATCGCGGCAAGCTGTTCATTCTTCAGCAGCTCGGTACCGCGTCCCAGCGGGCTCCAGGATTCCGTAATAATCCCATGCTGCTGATGATAAGCCCGCTGCTCCGCCTGGTTATAGTAAGGATGCAGTTCAATCTGGTTCATGCTTGGCGTGACGCCCGTTTCCTGAATCAGACGGTCCAGATGCTCCGGCAGGAAATTGCTCACTCCAATAGAGCGAATCAGGCCCTGCTTCCTGGCCTCGATCAGCGCCTGCCAAGCCTCCACATACAGATCCACCTTCGGATTCGGCCAGTGGATCAGATACAGGTCATAATAGTCGAGGCCCGCGCGGTACAGCGACTCCTGGACAGTCTCAATTGCTTCATCATACTTATGATGGCGGCCCGGCAGCTTCGACGTAATAAACAGTTGGTCTCTCGGAACCCCGCCCCGGCGGACTGCTTCTCCGACCACACCTTCATTCTCATAGTTAAACGCCGAATCAATCAGCCGGTATCCCAGATCAAGCGCAGTCTTCAGATGCTGTACACCCTTCGTGCCTTTGATCCACGCTGTTCCAAACCCGATCGCCGGCACCTTCGTGCCGTCGTTTAACACCAGCTCAGGGATATGATTTGCCATAATGCTGTAGCCTCCTC encodes:
- a CDS encoding aldo/keto reductase is translated as MANHIPELVLNDGTKVPAIGFGTAWIKGTKGVQHLKTALDLGYRLIDSAFNYENEGVVGEAVRRGGVPRDQLFITSKLPGRHHKYDEAIETVQESLYRAGLDYYDLYLIHWPNPKVDLYVEAWQALIEARKQGLIRSIGVSNFLPEHLDRLIQETGVTPSMNQIELHPYYNQAEQRAYHQQHGIITESWSPLGRGTELLKNEQLAAIAAAHSKSVSQIVLRWHVQLGAVPIPRSASAEHQRENLDIFSFSLSEEEMKVISGIKTTGPLWDQDPAVYEEF